AACAATATAGCAAAAGCTACCGCATTATAGAACGCTTGTTCCAATGGCATATTTTCCATGAAAATAGCCCAGGATGAATCGGCGGGCAATTCAGGATATGGAACCCAAAGGGTTAGCTTTGGGGATAAGTCATCGTAGTACATAGCCGCTACTACAAAAGAGACAATAAACCCAATTAGATGGAAGAGCTGGAGAATAAATCCTCTCTTCAGGCCAATTAGAACTCCAATTATTAATATAAAAAACAACAGTAAGTCAATCATGATTGTGGTCGTCCTTTTCCTCTTTCTTTTCTATATAATCCATCAGTTCCGTGCATTCTTCTTTTAACTTTATATATTCATTCATCGTATTAACAGCAGTCAAAACGGCGAGCTTAGCCGTATCCAGACTTGGATTTGCTTCGTGAATTTCTCGCATTTTCTGATCCACTAAGCTGGATACCATACGGATATGATGGGGTTCTTCATGACCAACTATAGTGTAAGACCGCTTATTGATCTCCACTGTAATTCTTTTCTTGTCTTGGTCCGATTGTGCCACGTCCATACCCCCTAGTTTCTCAATCCTAAATTTAATAGTAACATGAAGATATTGAATTAGGAAACCAATATGGATCTAATTTGCAAATGTTCTAATTTCAAATAGATTTTGCTATACTATTCATACCATTTTTGTTTACAGAAAGGAATTAAACATGCCACAAGTCGTCCTTAAATTACCAGCTTCAACCCTGGAAAAAATGAAGAATCATTATCATTCTCAACTTAAAAATCCGCCTCAAAACGCTATTTTTGCTGCTAAAACGAGCGCCTGCACCATTACAGCCTATCGTTCCGGTAAAGTTCTTTTCCAAGGTAAAAGTCCTGAATCGGAGTCTGAGCAATGGGGGAAACCAGACAAGGGGTCCCTTAAATCCAATAGTAGTTCTAGTTCTAAACAGCCGCACGCATTCCATCCACCGGAGAGCTTATTTACAAGTTCACACATTGGATCAGATGAAGCCGGAACTGGAGATTACTTCGGACCGATCACGGTTGCTGCCGCTTATGTTACGAAAGAGCAAGCAC
The Halobacillus halophilus DSM 2266 DNA segment above includes these coding regions:
- the zapA gene encoding cell division protein ZapA, with amino-acid sequence MDVAQSDQDKKRITVEINKRSYTIVGHEEPHHIRMVSSLVDQKMREIHEANPSLDTAKLAVLTAVNTMNEYIKLKEECTELMDYIEKKEEKDDHNHD